AATTCGTAGAAATCGATGTTAGGGAAACTCTTGCAGAAGGTCGTAGCCCGCTGCCGCTCATCCTGAACACCATCGAGTCGCTGCAGGATAATCAAAGTCTCCGACTCTTAACCACATGGGAACCCATCCCGCTTTACGAAATGCTGGGCAATCTTGGCTTCGAACACAGTAGCGAACAAAAGTCGGAGGAGCTCTGGATCATCGATTTCGCCAAGACCTCGGAAGGCAGCGGTCGATCCGA
The DNA window shown above is from Pelagicoccus sp. SDUM812003 and carries:
- a CDS encoding DUF2249 domain-containing protein — translated: MKEEFVEIDVRETLAEGRSPLPLILNTIESLQDNQSLRLLTTWEPIPLYEMLGNLGFEHSSEQKSEELWIIDFAKTSEGSGRSDFEPPCIL